The following are encoded in a window of Sminthopsis crassicaudata isolate SCR6 chromosome 3, ASM4859323v1, whole genome shotgun sequence genomic DNA:
- the SON gene encoding protein SON isoform X4: MATNIEQIFRSFVVSKFREIQQELSSGRVEGQLNGETNPPVEGNQSGDAAACARSLPNEEIVQKIEEVLSGVLDTELRYKPDLKEASRKSRCVSVQTDPTDEIPTKKSKKHKKHKNKKKKKKKEKEKEKKYKRQSEESESKLKSHHGGNVGLESDSYLKFDSEPSVMGLEHPVRALGLPKPPAVMLKSPTMTLGLNESPAVALEPPTMAVEVSEPHTLVALKPTSIGELSELHAALVPEPSTLERPESSVAITLESSVKQTLESPAVMPVPTTTVVPKSSEAHVTASTEYNSRSMLKVPSSEQTKTTLLEPPVSKGLELSETCVVTASDTPAEVHSRSSSTPALELPESSVTEVLRLPEQYTTIPLLSVEPPTTTVLELPKLPAFSIPEMPGPSTTPVPELPGPPTTPVPELPGPPVTSAPELLRTSTTSVPELPGPPVTSVPELPGPPVTSVPELPGPSMTSVPELPGASVTSVPEVSGPSVIPVPEAPVPEVPGSPVASVLEFRGPPATPVQIPELPGPPVTLVPELPGPPATLVYVSELPGPSATPVLELSQDLPGLPAPSMVSELPQEVPRQPTMALEMPQELPGLPVVTTALELPGQPVATVALELAEQPVMTTEPEQPTVMPALELPGQPEVMTAAGLPGQPVATTAPELPGQPEVPELRGLPSVTGVSELPGQPSATVAQELPGQSGALGQPVATVALELLGQPVASELSGQPTVATALELPGQPVATVALEMSGHSVMTTSDLPTMTVSQSLEVPSTTALESYSTVAQELPTTLVGDTSVTVSVDPLMAPESHMLTSNTMDSQMLASNTMDSQMLASNTMDSQMLASNTMDSQMLATNSMDSQMLASNSMDSQMLASNSMDSQMLATNSMDSQMLASSTMDSQMLASSTMDSQMLATSSMDSQMLATSSMDSQMLATSTMDSQMLATSTMDSQMLATSTMDSQMLATSTMDSQMLASSTMDSQMLASSTMDSQMLASSTMDAQMLASSTPESSMLGPKSPDPYRLAQDPYRLAQDPYRLGHDPYRLGHDPYRLGQDPYRLGHDPYRLAPDPYRMSPRPYRIAPRPYRIAPRPYRLAPRPLMLASRRSMMMSYAAERSMMSSYAAERSMMSYERSMMSPMAERSMMSAYERSMMSAYERSMMSPMAERSMMSAYERSMMAYERSMMSPMAERSMMSMGADRSMMSSYSDRSMMSSYSDRSMMSSYTADRSMMSMTADSYADSYTDSYTEAYMVPPLPPEEPPTMPPLPPEEPPMTPPLPPEEPPEGPSLPVEQSALPVENTWATAGTALLSEESALPPEPPVMQTEIPESTISDYSVVAPEPSVLTSETSVTVPEPPPEPESSMTSTSLESHMTQEHTIIGPQAAVLSSGPIAVSETAILTAEPTEPPIVTESVETFEPILASGSISEQIMYLTEVAVPEPSDMTASEVAAPEPTEMAAPEPTETVIPEPAEVAVTGLTEMAIQGPDEIAVQESVEMAVQEPAEVAVQGSAEVVVQGPEEVTFQGLAEVAFQVPAEVAVEEPAEVAVQGPAEVVDQGPAEVIDQGLTEVMVQGSAEVMFQELPIVAAQESAMVMPELTTAFPEPTVVEVAMPEPTVLETSATVPEVTVMVPEPTPMMMESSIMTSEHVIKRTDAASSVESNLSQQATVQEMSVQSSEETNNEKSQLESHSYESIHHVNIVLDVNSPLIAKETEQNTVSATSPVSEIGMEKFLSGSETEINTMLPTCLGEANIVGTVSTTSSHIHELDVKGTTKEIELYAASVTSSVSKTDVEGPLPIQEIEHDMVISTSPSGGSEADIEGPLPANDIHRDVLSANLLSKTDPEAPLSMKDSEHDTVIDISHNDGSEADKETPLPAKNTEHGPVFGTNICDLNDADLVRPLLPKDMERVTNLRTEIEGPLSASGVERDIITTASPVVISIPERASESSSEEKDDYEIFVKVKDTHDKSKKTKSRDKGEKERKRDSSLRSRSKRSKSSEHKSRRRTSESRSRARKRSSKSKSHRSQTRSRSRSRRRRRSSRSRSKSRGRRSLSKEKRKRSPKHRSKSRERKRKRSSSRDTRKVARARSRTPSRRSRSHTPSRRRRSRSVVRRRSFSISPVRRSRTPSRRSRTPSRRSRTPSRRSRTPSRRRRSRSVVRRRSFSISPVRLRRSRTPLRRRFSRSPIRRKRSRSSERGRSPPKRLTDLDKAQLLEIAKANAAAMCAKAGVPLPPNLKPAPPPTVEEKVAKKSGGATIEELTEKCKQIAQSKEDDDVIVNKPHVSDEEEEERPFYHHPFKLNEPKPIFFNLNIAAAKPTPPKNQVTLTKEFPVSSGSQHRKKEADSVYGEWVPVEKNGEENKDDDNVFSSNLPTEPVDISTAMSERALAQKRLSENAFDLEAMSMLNRAQERIDAWAQLNSIPGQFTGSTGVQVLTQEQLANTGAQAWIKKDQFLRAAPVTGGMGAVLMRKMGWREGEGLGKNKEGNKEPILVDFKTDRKGLVAVGERAQKRSGNFSAAMKDLSGKHPVSALMEICNKRRWQPPEFLLVHDSGPDHRKHFLFRVLRNGSPYQPNCMFFLNRY, encoded by the exons ATGGCGACAAACATCGAGCAGATCTTCAGGTCCTTCGTGGTCAGTAAATTCCGGGAAATTCAGCAAGAGCTTTCCAG tggCAGGGTTGAAGGTCAGCTGAATGGTGAAACAAACCCACCTGTTGAAGGAAACCAGTCAGGTGATGCAGCTGCCTGTGCAAGGAGCCTACCAAATGAAGAAATAGTGCAGAAGATAGAAGAAGTGCTATCTGGGGTCCTAGACACAGAATTGCGATATAAACCAG atttaaaggAGGCCTCCAGAAAAAGTAGATGTGTATCTGTCCAAACAGACCCTACTGATGAAATTCCCaccaaaaaatcaaagaaacataaaaaacacaaaaataaaaagaagaaaaagaagaaagaaaaagagaaagagaaaaaatacaagagaCAGTCAGAAGAATCTGAGTCAAAGCTGAAATCTCATCATGGTGGGAATGTAGGGTTAGAGTCTGATTCCTATTTGAAGTTTGATTCAGAGCCCTCAGTGATGGGGCTGGAACACCCTGTAAGAGCACTTGGGCTGCCTAAGCCCCCTGCAGTAATGTTGAAGTCACCAACAATGACATTGGGACTGAATGAATCCCCTGCAGTTGCTCTGGAACCTCCTACAATGGCAGTAGAGGTATCAGAACCACATACTTTAGTAGCACTGAAGCCAACTTCAATTGGGGAACTATCAGAACTCCATGCAGCATTAGTCCCAGAACCCTCCACATTAGAGCGACCAGAGTCATCTGTGGCTATAACACTGGAATCATCTGTGAAACAGACATTGGAATCACCTGCAGTGATGCCAGTGCCTACTACAACTGTAGTGCCGAAGTCATCTGAGGCACATGTAACAGCATCAACAGAATACAACTCAAGATCTATGCTGAAGGTTCCATCTTCAGAGCAGACAAAGACCACATTGCTTGAGCCTCCAGTGTCAAAAGGGCTAGAGTTATCAGAAACTTGTGTGGTGACAGCATCAGACACACCTGCAGAGGTCCATTCTAGGTCAAGCTCAACGCCAGCTTTGGAGTTGCCAGAGTCATCTGTAACTGAAGTTCTGAGGTTACCCGAGCAATATACAACAATACCATTGTTGTCTGTGGAGCCTCCTACAACTACGGTATTGGAATTGCCCAAACTACCTGCATTCTCAATTCCAGAGATGCCTGGGCCTTCTACAACACCAGTGCCAGAGCTGCCAGGACCCCCCACAACACCAGTGCCGGAGTTACCAGGGCCTCCTGTGACATCGGCGCCGGAGCTGCTGAGAACCTCCACGACATCTGTACCGGAGCTGCCAGGGCCTCCCGTGACATCTGTGCCGGAGCTGCCAGGGCCCCCCGTGACATCTGTGCCGGAGCTGCCAGGGCCCTCCATGACATCAGTGCCGGAGCTACCAGGGGCCTCCGTGACATCGGTGCCAGAGGTGTCGGGCCCCTCTGTGATTCCGGTGCCAGAGGCACCGGTTCCGGAGGTGCCGGGATCCCCTGTGGCATCAGTACTGGAGTTTCGGGGGCCCCCTGCAACACCGGTGCAGATTCCGGAGTTGCCGGGGCCCCCCGTGACTCTGGTGCCAGAGTTGCCAGGGCCCCCTGCGACACTGGTATATGTATCAGAGTTGCCGGGGCCCTCAGCAACACCAGTGCTTGAGTTGTCACAGGATTTGCCTGGGCTTCCAGCACCATCGATGGTGTCGGAGTTGCCTCAGGAGGTGCCAAGGCAACCCACGATGGCGCTGGAAATGCCACAAGAGTTGCCTGGGCTACCTGTGGTGACAACAGCATTGGAGTTGCCCGGGCAGCCTGTGGCGACTGTGGCTTTGGAATTGGCAGAACAACCTGTGATGACAACAGAGCCGGAGCAGCCTACAGTGATGCCAGCGCTGGAGTTGCCGGGGCAACCTGAGGTGATGACAGCAGCAGGGCTGCCTGGGCAGCCTGTGGCTACAACAGCACCAGAGTTGCCTGGGCAGCCTGAGGTGCCGGAGTTGCGGGGGCTGCCTTCGGTGACAGGGGTGTCAGAGTTGCCAGGGCAGCCCTCAGCAACTGTGGCACAGGAGTTGCCGGGGCAGTCTGGGGCACTAGGGCAGCCTGTGGCAACTGTGGCGCTGGAGTTGCTTGGGCAGCCTGTAGCATCAGAGCTGTCAGGGCAACCCACAGTTGCTACAGCGCTAGAGTTGCCAGGGCAGCCTGTGGCAACTGTGGCGCTAGAAATGTCAGGTCATTCTGTGATGACAACATCGGATCTGCCAACGATGACCGTTTCACAATCCCTGGAGGTGCCTTCAACGACAGCGCTGGAATCATACAGTACAGTAGCACAGGAGCTACCTACTACATTAGTGGGGGACACATCTGTAACAGTATCAGTGGATCCCCTGATGGCCCCTGAGTCCCATATGTTAACTTCCAATACCATGGACTCCCAGATGTTAGCTTCCAATACCATGGACTCCCAGATGTTAGCTTCCAATACCATGGACTCCCAGATGTTAGCTTCCAATACCATGGACTCCCAGATGTTAGCTACAAACAGCATGGACTCCCAGATGTTAGCTTCCAACAGCATGGACTCCCAGATGTTAGCTTCCAACAGCATGGACTCCCAGATGTTAGCTACAAACAGCATGGACTCCCAGATGTTAGCGTCTAGCACCATGGACTCCCAGATGTTAGCGTCTAGCACCATGGACTCCCAGATGTTAGCGACTAGCAGCATGGACTCCCAGATGTTAGCGACTAGCAGCATGGACTCCCAGATGTTAGCGACTAGCACCATGGACTCCCAGATGTTAGCGACTAGCACCATGGACTCCCAGATGTTAGCGACTAGCACCATGGACTCCCAGATGTTAGCGACTAGCACCATGGATTCCCAGATGTTAGCCTCCAGCACCATGGACTCCCAGATGTTAGCCTCCAGCACCATGGACTCCCAGATGTTAGCCTCCAGCACCATGGATGCCCAGATGTTGGCTTCTAGTACACCAGAGTCCTCTATGCTAGGTCCCAAGTCACCTGATCCCTACAGGTTAGCCCAGGATCCCTACAGGTTAGCTCAGGATCCTTACAGGTTAGGTCATGACCCTTACAGGTTAGGTCATGACCCATATAGATTAGGACAGGACCCCTATAGGTTAGGCCATGATCCCTATAGGCTAGCTCCTGACCCTTACAGAATGTCACCCAGGCCATACAGGATAGCACCCAGGCCATATAGAATAGCACCCAGACCATACAGATTAGCACCCAGGCCCCTAATGTTAGCATCTAGGCGCTCTATGATGATGTCATATGCTGCTGAACGCTCTATGATGTCATCTTATGCTGCTGAACGCTCCATGATGTCTTATGAACGTTCTATGATGTCACCAATGGCTGAGCGCTCCATGATGTCAGCCTATGAGCGTTCTATGATGTCAGCTTATGAACGCTCTATGATGTCTCCCATGGCTGAGCGCTCTATGATGTCAGCCTATGAGCGTTCTATGATGGCTTATGAGCGCTCCATGATGTCTCCAATGGCTGAAAGGTCAATGATGTCCATGGGTGCTGATCGTTCCATGATGTCATCCTATTCTGACCGTTCCATGATGTCATCTTATTCTGATCGTTCCATGATGTCATCTTATACTGCTGACCGTTCAATGATGTCTATGACTGCTGATTCCTATGCGGATTCCTATACGGATTCCTATACTGAGGCTTACATGGTTCCACCCTTGCCTCCTGAGGAGCCCCCTACCATGCCACCTTTGCCACCAGAGGAGCCCCCCATGACACCACCACTACCTCCTGAGGAGCCCCCTGAGGGACCATCATTACCTGTTGAGCAGTCAGCATTACCTGTTGAAAACACATGGGCTACTGCCGGAACAGCATTACTTTCTGAAGAATCAGCTTTGCCCCCGGAGCCGCCTGTGATGCAGACAGAGATTCCAGAGTCTACAATTTCTGATTATTCTGTAGTAGCTCCAGAGCCTTCAGTATTAACATCAGAGACAAGTGTAACTGTTCCAGAGCCACCACCAGAGCCAGAATCTTCTATGACATCAACATCTTTAGAGTCTCATATGACACAAGAACATACTATTATAGGGCCACAGGCAGCTGTTCTAAGTTCTGGGCCCATTGCAGTGTCAGAGACTGCTATACTAACTGCAGAACCCACTGAACCTCCTATTGTGACAGAATCAGTGGAAACCTTTGAGCCTATTTTAGCTTCGGGATCTATCTCAGAACAGATTATGTATCTAACTGAGGTGGCAGTCCCAGAACCCTCAGATATGACAGCCTCCGAGGTGGCAGCCCCAGAGCCAACAGAGATGGCAGCCCCAGAGCCAACAGAAACAGTAATTCCAGAGCCAGCAGAGGTGGCAGTCACAGGGTTGACCGAGATGGCAATCCAGGGTCCAGATGAGATTGCAGTCCAGGAATCAGTTGAGATGGCAGTCCAGGAGCCAGCTGAGGTGGCGGTCCAGGGGTCCGCTGAGGTGGTGGTACAGGGGCCAGAAGAGGTGACTTTCCAGGGGCTGGCTGAGGTAGCTTTCCAGGTGCCAGCAGAGGTGGCAGTCGAGGAGCCAGCTGAGGTGGCAGTCCAGGGGCCCGCAGAAGTGGTTGACCAGGGGCCCGCAGAAGTGATTGATCAGGGGCTGACAGAGGTGATGGTCCAAGGATCTGCAGAGGTAATGTTTCAGGAGCTACCCATAGTGGCAGCGCAGGAGTCTGCTATGGTGATGCCAGAACTGACTACAGCATTTCCAGAGCCAACTGTGGTGGAGGTGGCCATGCCAGAGCCCACAGTCCTAGAGACATCTGCAACAGTGCCTGAAGTAACTGTCATGGTTCCAGAGCCTACACCAATGATGATGGAATCCTCGATCATGACTTCAGAACATGTTATTAAAAGAACAGATGCAGCCTCATCTGTTGAATCTAATCTTTCTCAACAGGCTACTGTACAGGAAATGTCAGTTCAGTCAAGTGAAgagacaaataatgaaaaaagtcaacTGGAGAGTCATTCTTATGAAAGCATACACCATGTAAATATAGTCTTGGATGTAAATAGTCCTTTAATTGCAAAAGAGACAGAACAAAACACTGTTTCTGCCACTAGCCCTGTTAGTGAAATTGGTATGGAGAAATTTTTGTCTGGCAGTGAGACTGAAATTAACACAATGTTGCCTACCTGCCTGGGTGAAGCCAATATTGTTGGAACTGTGTCTACCACCAGTTCCCATATTCATGAACTTGATGTAAAGGGAACTACTAAGGAGATTGAACTTTATGCAGCATCTGTTACCAGCTCAGTAAGTAAGACTGATGTTGAGGGACCTTTACCTATTCAAGAGATTGAACATGATATGGTAATTTCAACTAGTCCTAGTGGTGGTAGTGAAGCTGATATTGAGGGACCTTTACCTGCTAATGACATTCACCGAGATGTATTGTCTGCTAATCTACTTAGTAAAACTGATCCAGAAGCACCATTATCTATGAAAGATAGTGAACATGATACGGTAATTGATATCAGTCATAATGATGGTAGTGAAGCAGATAAAGAGACACCACTTCCTGCTAAAAATACTGAACATGGGCCTGTATTTGGTACCAACATTTGTGATCTTAATGATGCAGATTTGGTGAGACCTTTACTTCCTAAGGATATGGAACGTGTCACAAACCTTAGAACTGAGATAGAGGGACCTTTATCTGCAAGTGGAGTTGAACGTGACATAATAACTACTGCCAGCCCTGTTGTTATTAGCATTCCTGAACGAGCTTCAGAATCTTCatcagaagaaaaagatgattatGAAATCTTTGTGAAAGTTAAGGACACACATGACAAGAGCAAGAAAACTAAAAGCCGTGATAAAggtgagaaagagaggaaaagagattcTTCATTAAGATCTCGAAGTAAGCGTTCTAAATCTTCAGAACACAAATCACGCAGACGCACAAGTGAATCCCGTTCAAGAGCAAGAAAGAGGTCATCTAAGTCCAAGTCTCATCGATCCCAAACGCGTTCACGATCACGTTCAAGACGTCGGAGGAGAAGCAGCAGATCAAGATCAAAGTCAAGAGGAAGGCGTTCTTTATCAAAAGAGAAACGTAAAAGGTCTCCAAAGCACAGGTCCAAGtctagggaaaggaaaaggaaaagatctagCTCTAGAGATACTCGAAAAGTAGCCAGGGCCCGAAGTCGTACACCTAGTCGTCGCAGTAGAAGTCATACTCCCAGTCGACGTAGAAGGTCTAGATCTGTGGTCAGAAGGAGGAGCTTTAGCATTTCTCCTGTTCGCCGGAGCCGCACCCCAAGCCGCCGGAGCCGCACCCCAAGCCGCCGAAGCCGTACCCCAAGCCGACGGAGCCGTACTCCAAGTCGCCGAAGAAGATCTAGATCTGTGGTGAGACGAAGAAGCTTTAGTATATCACCAGTTCGACTAAGACGGTCACGGACACCCTTGCGGAGGCGTTTTAGTAGATCTCCTATTCGCCGAAAACGGTCCAGGTCTTCTGAAAGAGGCAGGTCACCACCTAAACGTCTGACAGATTTGG ATAAGGCTCAACTACTTGAAATAGCCAAAGCTAATGCAGCTGCCATGTGTGCTAAGGCTGGTGTTCCTTTACCGCCAAACCTAAAACCTGCACCTCCACCAACAGTAGAAGAGAAAGTTGCTAAAAAGTCAGGAGGAGCCACAATAGAAGAGCTCACTGAG AAATGCAAACAGATTGCACAAagtaaagaagatgatgatgttATAGTGAACAAGCCCCATGTTTcggatgaagaggaggaagaacgTCCTTTCTATCATCATCCCTTTAAACTCAATGAACCTAAACCCATTTTTTTCAACTTAAAT ATTGCTGCTGCAAAACCAACTCCACCAAAAAATCAGGTAACATTGACAAAAGAATTTCCTGTATCGTCTGGCTCTCAACACAGAAAAAAGGAAGCAGATAGTGTTTATGGAGAGTGGGTTCCTGTAGAGAAAAATGGTGAAGAAAACAAAGACGATGATAATGTCTTCAGTAGCAATTTGCCTACTGAG cCTGTGGACATCTCTACAGCAATGAGTGAGCGTGCACTTGCTCAGAAGAGACTTAGTGAAAATGCATTTGACCTTGAGGCCATGAGCATGTTAAATCGAGCACAAGAGCGG attGATGCCTGGGCTCAACTAAACTCAATACCAGGCCAATTCACAGGAAGTACAGGAGTACAAGTTCTGACACAAGAACAGTTGGCAAATACTGGTGCTCAAGCCTGGATAAAAAAG GATCAATTCTTAAGAGCAGCCCCTGTAACTGGTGGAATGGGAGCCGTTCTGATGAGAAAAATGGgctggagagaaggagagggattaggaaaaaacaaagaaggaaataaagagccTATTCTTGTTGACTTTAAGACAGACAGAAAAG GTCTTGTTGCTGTGGGGGAGAGAGCAcaaaaaagatctggaaacttcTCTGCTGCGATGAAGGATCTGTCAG GTAAACATCCTGTATCTGCATTGATGGAAATCTGTAATAAAAGAAGGTGGCAACCACCTGAATTTCTATTGGTTCATGATAGTGGCCCTGATCACCGCAAACACTTTCTCTTTAGG GTATTGAGAAATGGAAGCCCTTACCAGCCCAATTGTATGTTTTTCTTGAATAGGTATTGA